One part of the Thiothrix nivea DSM 5205 genome encodes these proteins:
- the glgA gene encoding glycogen synthase GlgA: MKLLFVASEAYPLVKTGGLGDVACSLPIALHGAGVDVRLLLPGYRELLRKLPETRILGWLELWGMGRTHTVRILESHHPAYPFPLWIVDCPELFDRPGNPYLQPNGYDWPDNAERFTVFARAAVELARDALDLGWMADVVHAHDWQTGLVPAFLDTLSKRPQRIFTIHNMAYGGHFSQADFTSMHLPGYWWSGEGVEFYGGFSMLKAGIVYSDAVTTVSPTYAYEICTPAFGYGMDGLLKSRSYKLHGILNGIDMAVWNPATDPNLAAYYFDGQVEPGKSVNKAALLKRLGVENPGLHQPFPLLGTVGRLVEQKGIDLILNAIPDLLASTDARFALVGAGHGYFEQRLLDLAAKHPDRVFVYIGYDEQLAHLLEAGADMFLMPSRFEPCGLNQMYSLRYGTPPIVLFTGGLADTVVDASQTHLQDGTANGFVFREPTSRALKGAILRALDCFTQPKIWQQLQSTGMKQDFGWEYSAAQYIKLYQQQP; this comes from the coding sequence ATGAAATTACTGTTTGTTGCCAGTGAAGCCTACCCCCTGGTCAAAACCGGCGGGTTGGGGGATGTTGCCTGTAGTTTGCCGATTGCCCTGCATGGGGCGGGCGTGGATGTACGCTTGCTGTTGCCCGGCTACCGGGAATTGCTGCGCAAACTGCCTGAAACGCGCATCCTCGGCTGGCTGGAACTGTGGGGTATGGGCCGTACCCACACGGTGCGGATACTGGAAAGCCATCATCCCGCCTACCCATTCCCGCTCTGGATCGTGGACTGCCCGGAACTGTTTGACCGCCCCGGCAACCCCTACCTGCAACCCAACGGCTATGACTGGCCGGACAACGCCGAACGTTTCACCGTGTTCGCCCGCGCTGCGGTAGAACTGGCGCGTGACGCGCTGGATCTCGGCTGGATGGCGGACGTGGTGCACGCGCATGACTGGCAAACCGGGCTGGTTCCCGCCTTCCTGGACACGCTATCGAAACGCCCGCAGCGCATATTCACCATCCACAACATGGCTTACGGCGGGCATTTTTCGCAGGCTGATTTCACCAGTATGCACCTGCCGGGCTATTGGTGGTCGGGGGAAGGGGTGGAATTCTACGGCGGTTTTTCCATGCTCAAGGCCGGTATTGTCTATTCCGACGCCGTAACCACGGTCAGCCCCACCTATGCCTACGAAATTTGTACCCCAGCCTTTGGCTACGGCATGGATGGCCTGCTGAAATCGCGCAGTTACAAACTGCACGGCATCCTCAACGGCATCGACATGGCGGTGTGGAACCCAGCCACTGACCCCAACCTGGCGGCGTACTATTTCGACGGCCAGGTTGAACCGGGCAAAAGCGTCAACAAAGCAGCACTCCTGAAGCGCCTCGGCGTGGAAAACCCCGGCCTACACCAGCCGTTCCCGCTGTTGGGAACCGTAGGCCGTCTGGTCGAACAGAAGGGCATTGACCTGATCCTCAACGCCATCCCCGACCTGCTGGCTTCCACCGACGCACGTTTTGCACTGGTTGGCGCAGGCCACGGCTATTTCGAGCAACGCCTGCTGGATCTGGCGGCGAAACACCCCGACCGGGTCTTCGTGTACATCGGCTATGATGAGCAACTCGCCCACCTGCTGGAAGCGGGTGCGGATATGTTCCTGATGCCGTCGCGCTTTGAACCCTGCGGCCTCAACCAGATGTATAGCCTGCGCTATGGAACGCCGCCGATAGTGTTGTTTACCGGCGGGCTGGCCGATACGGTGGTGGACGCCAGCCAAACCCATTTGCAGGACGGCACGGCCAACGGCTTTGTGTTCCGCGAACCCACCAGCCGTGCATTAAAAGGTGCTATCTTGCGGGCGCTGGACTGCTTCACCCAGCCCAAGATTTGGCAGCAGTTGCAGTCTACCGGCATGAAACAGGATTTCGGCTGGGAGTATAGCGCCGCCCAATACATCAAGCTTTACCAACAACAACCATAG
- the glgB gene encoding 1,4-alpha-glucan branching protein GlgB: protein MNENLSRLQHGKHHDPFSWLGWHPLPDGQWALRTFMPAAEAVEVAGHGAMARLEGTDCFEAKLPSPTEPAAHPPLRWQDKQSGNWHDAICPYTFAPQVGEMDLYLLQQGRHHHAWKILGSHPTEVDGVKGVLFAVWAPAVQRVSVIGDFNTWDGRRHPMRSLGASGVWELFIPGLEPGTAYKYEILNRHEQIVKKTDPYAQQMFLRPETTACVPTNLPHSWGDDEWIAARERFDWQHQPISIYELHPGSWRKHSDGSFFSWAELAETLIPYITNLNYTHIELLPVAEHPLDESWGYQVSGYYAPTARYGAADDFRAFVDACHQANIGVLLDWVPAHFPKDDFALARFTGEPLYEHADPRRGEHQDWGTLIFDFGRNEVKNFLLSNALYWIEEFHIDGLRVDAVASMLYLDYSRKAGEWLPNQYGGRENIEAIAFLREMNTVVHGYFPGVLTIAEESTAWPAVSKPVEIGGLGFSMKWNMGWMNDNLAYIEQNPVHRKYHHNQLTFSQMYAYSENFVLPLSHDEVVHLKHSMLDKMPGDYWQAFANLRLFYAWHYAHPGKKLLFMGSEFGQWSEWNVKKELDWALTSFPAHDSIRHLLRDLNHLYREQPALHHYDFDGRGFQWIDCHDSDQSILSLIRHGENPQDKIIILLNFTPVPRYRYRIGVPAADHYREMLNTDSEYYGGSNCGNAGEIPVQTRPWMGFDHSVEVTLPPLAALFLQAC, encoded by the coding sequence ATGAACGAAAATCTGAGTCGGTTACAACACGGTAAACACCACGACCCGTTTAGTTGGCTGGGATGGCATCCTCTGCCGGATGGCCAATGGGCGTTACGCACCTTCATGCCTGCAGCCGAAGCGGTTGAGGTTGCAGGCCACGGTGCGATGGCACGTCTGGAAGGCACTGACTGCTTTGAAGCAAAACTGCCCTCACCGACTGAGCCAGCCGCGCATCCTCCCCTGCGCTGGCAAGACAAGCAGTCAGGCAACTGGCACGATGCCATCTGTCCCTACACTTTCGCCCCCCAAGTCGGCGAAATGGATCTGTATTTGTTGCAACAGGGGCGTCATCACCATGCCTGGAAAATACTGGGTTCACATCCCACCGAAGTGGATGGCGTCAAGGGCGTGCTGTTTGCCGTGTGGGCGCCAGCCGTGCAGCGGGTCAGCGTGATCGGCGATTTCAACACCTGGGACGGACGCCGCCACCCCATGCGTTCACTCGGCGCATCCGGCGTGTGGGAACTCTTCATCCCCGGCCTTGAACCCGGCACTGCCTACAAATACGAAATCCTCAACCGCCACGAGCAGATCGTCAAGAAAACCGACCCGTATGCACAGCAGATGTTCCTGCGCCCGGAAACCACTGCCTGCGTCCCCACCAATCTCCCACATAGCTGGGGTGATGATGAGTGGATCGCCGCGCGCGAACGTTTCGACTGGCAACACCAGCCGATCAGCATTTACGAACTGCACCCCGGCTCCTGGCGCAAACACTCGGATGGCAGCTTCTTCAGCTGGGCGGAACTGGCGGAAACGCTGATCCCTTACATCACCAACCTGAACTACACCCACATCGAGCTGCTGCCGGTGGCGGAACACCCACTGGATGAATCCTGGGGTTATCAGGTATCCGGCTATTACGCCCCCACCGCGCGTTATGGCGCGGCGGATGATTTCCGCGCCTTCGTCGACGCTTGCCACCAAGCCAATATCGGCGTGCTGCTGGACTGGGTGCCAGCGCATTTCCCCAAGGATGATTTCGCGCTGGCCCGGTTTACCGGCGAACCGCTGTACGAACACGCCGACCCACGCCGGGGCGAGCATCAGGATTGGGGCACGCTGATCTTTGATTTCGGGCGCAATGAGGTGAAAAATTTCCTGCTCTCCAACGCGCTGTACTGGATTGAGGAATTCCACATCGACGGCCTGCGGGTGGATGCGGTCGCCTCTATGCTGTATCTGGATTACTCGCGCAAGGCAGGCGAATGGCTGCCCAACCAGTACGGCGGGCGCGAAAACATCGAGGCGATTGCCTTCCTGCGCGAAATGAACACGGTGGTGCATGGTTATTTCCCTGGCGTGCTGACCATTGCCGAAGAGTCCACCGCCTGGCCTGCGGTCTCCAAACCGGTGGAAATCGGCGGCCTCGGTTTCAGCATGAAGTGGAACATGGGCTGGATGAACGACAACTTGGCCTACATCGAACAAAACCCGGTGCACCGCAAATACCATCACAACCAGCTGACCTTCAGCCAGATGTATGCGTATTCCGAAAACTTCGTGCTGCCGCTATCGCATGACGAAGTGGTGCACCTGAAACACAGTATGCTCGACAAGATGCCGGGTGATTACTGGCAGGCATTCGCCAACCTGCGCCTGTTCTATGCCTGGCATTACGCCCACCCTGGCAAGAAACTGCTGTTCATGGGCAGCGAATTCGGCCAGTGGTCGGAATGGAACGTGAAAAAGGAACTGGACTGGGCGCTGACCAGCTTCCCCGCGCATGACAGCATCCGCCACCTGCTGCGCGACCTGAACCACCTGTACCGGGAACAGCCCGCGCTGCACCATTATGACTTCGACGGGCGCGGCTTTCAGTGGATTGACTGCCACGACTCTGACCAGTCGATCCTCAGCCTGATCCGCCACGGTGAAAACCCGCAGGATAAAATAATCATATTGCTGAACTTTACACCCGTGCCCCGTTACCGTTACCGTATTGGGGTTCCCGCTGCCGATCACTACCGTGAAATGCTCAACACCGACTCCGAGTATTACGGCGGCAGCAATTGTGGCAATGCGGGAGAAATTCCGGTGCAGACCCGCCCCTGGATGGGTTTTGATCACTCGGTCGAAGTAACCCTGCCGCCGCTGGCGGCGCTGTTCTTGCAAGCGTGCTGA
- the malQ gene encoding 4-alpha-glucanotransferase, with product MSTLQGIGRAAGVLLHPTSLPSGKLDADARRWVDWLTEAGFRVWQMLPLGVPLVELSPYQCASAFAVNPGLFTAELGEFDSDSYAKWYKNQRHWVEDYALFMVLKRQFQGQEWREWPAAFRSRDPQALFKLRGEQAEALAAIIHEQYECWRQWQALRAYAAERGVYLFGDMPIFVAYDSADVWAHPERFLLDQTGAPTFVTGVPPDYFSATGQRWGNPHYNWANMQAENFLWWRQRLQYHFEFFDLVRLDHFRGLAASWMIPAFEATAINGAWENVPGDAMLASIQQAMGEIPLVAEDLGVITPDVTALRDKYGLPGMSVLQFGFDHFEDNPHKPHNVRENTAYYTGTHDNDTLLGWFNSLDAAMQQHVMQVLNISSADALTDAMLDTILASPALLAIIPLQDLLRLGSEARMNIPGVAHGNWQWRFSWSDIPSALASQLHNKLKGHQRNERKSESVTTR from the coding sequence ATGAGTACATTACAAGGAATTGGACGGGCGGCAGGTGTCCTGCTGCACCCGACGTCTTTGCCCTCCGGCAAGCTGGATGCTGATGCACGCCGCTGGGTGGACTGGCTGACGGAAGCGGGTTTCCGTGTCTGGCAGATGTTGCCGCTGGGCGTGCCGCTGGTGGAGCTGTCACCGTACCAGTGCGCTTCGGCGTTTGCGGTGAATCCGGGGTTGTTTACTGCGGAGCTGGGGGAGTTCGACAGCGACAGTTACGCCAAGTGGTATAAAAACCAGAGGCATTGGGTAGAAGACTACGCACTGTTTATGGTGCTCAAGCGGCAATTCCAAGGGCAGGAATGGCGCGAATGGCCTGCAGCCTTCCGCAGCCGTGACCCGCAGGCACTGTTCAAACTGCGAGGCGAACAGGCGGAAGCACTTGCCGCCATCATCCACGAGCAGTACGAATGCTGGCGGCAGTGGCAGGCATTGCGCGCGTATGCGGCGGAACGCGGGGTATATCTGTTCGGCGACATGCCGATTTTCGTTGCCTACGACAGCGCCGACGTATGGGCGCACCCGGAACGTTTCCTGCTGGATCAGACCGGCGCACCCACTTTCGTGACCGGGGTTCCGCCCGATTATTTCTCCGCAACGGGGCAGCGCTGGGGCAATCCGCACTATAACTGGGCAAACATGCAGGCGGAAAACTTTCTGTGGTGGCGGCAACGGCTGCAATACCACTTCGAGTTTTTCGATCTGGTACGGCTGGATCATTTCCGTGGGCTGGCGGCCAGCTGGATGATTCCCGCGTTCGAGGCAACCGCCATCAACGGCGCGTGGGAAAACGTTCCCGGCGACGCCATGCTGGCCAGCATCCAGCAGGCCATGGGCGAAATCCCGCTGGTGGCGGAAGACCTCGGCGTCATTACCCCCGATGTCACCGCGCTGCGCGACAAATACGGCTTGCCGGGCATGAGTGTGTTGCAATTCGGCTTCGACCATTTTGAGGATAACCCGCACAAGCCGCACAATGTGCGTGAAAACACGGCGTATTACACCGGTACTCACGACAATGACACTTTGCTGGGCTGGTTCAACAGCCTGGATGCCGCTATGCAGCAGCATGTCATGCAGGTACTGAACATCAGCTCTGCGGACGCGCTGACGGATGCGATGCTCGACACCATCCTCGCCAGCCCGGCCTTGCTGGCCATTATCCCGTTGCAGGACTTGCTGCGGCTGGGTTCCGAAGCCCGCATGAATATCCCCGGCGTCGCCCATGGCAACTGGCAATGGCGCTTCAGTTGGTCAGACATACCCAGTGCTCTGGCATCACAATTGCATAACAAACTAAAGGGACACCAGCGAAATGAACGAAAATCTGAGTCGGTTACAACACGGTAA
- a CDS encoding glycoside hydrolase family 57 protein, translating into MAHGQLNVVLCWHMHQPWYRNGLDGEYRLPWVYLHGMKDYSDMAAHLEQHPKMRCVVNFAPVLLEQIDDYARQLSAFLKNGTPMQDKLLNLLAGVEAIPQDKAARAELIADCQRCHAPTMVHPHLPFQRLFKMIGATDESGIGSQRFRCSLAYLSEQYFLDLLTWYHLAWVGQSLQELPAIQRLLQQGSEFSTADRRELLEVMRNCLTGLIPRYRALAEHGQVELSMTPYMHPIVPLLNDFENMRCALPNAPAPEATHYPGGEARSRWHLQRGIQVFEHFFGMKPQGVWLSEGGVSEDAVRLLDAEGIRWTASGEGVWRNSCRLSGYDGADELSKRSLFMPYQLADSEVRLFFRDDGLSDLIGFKYSDWHARDAVADFVQHLENIAVFLNHDAPNQVVPIILDGENAWEYYPKNGGYFLQALYSALSDSEHIRMRTFAEASELPARPLPALCAGSWVYGSFSTWIGSTDKNRGWDYLVDAKQTFDTVMAADTLDKTQQELASHQLGICEGSDWFWWFGDYNPADSVRDFERLYRQQLRKLYEMLAVAPPTYLEQTISTGGSNAENAGTMRRNT; encoded by the coding sequence ATGGCGCATGGCCAGTTAAACGTCGTCCTGTGCTGGCACATGCACCAGCCGTGGTACCGCAACGGGCTGGACGGCGAATACCGCTTGCCGTGGGTTTACCTGCATGGCATGAAGGATTACAGCGACATGGCTGCGCATCTGGAACAGCACCCGAAGATGCGTTGCGTAGTCAACTTCGCGCCAGTCCTGCTGGAACAGATTGATGATTACGCCCGCCAGTTAAGCGCTTTCTTGAAAAACGGCACGCCGATGCAGGACAAGCTGCTGAACCTGCTGGCAGGGGTGGAGGCCATCCCGCAGGACAAGGCCGCCCGCGCGGAACTGATCGCGGACTGCCAGCGCTGCCATGCACCGACCATGGTGCATCCGCACCTGCCGTTCCAGCGCTTGTTCAAGATGATCGGGGCGACGGATGAGTCCGGCATCGGCAGCCAGCGTTTCCGCTGCTCACTGGCCTACCTGAGCGAGCAGTATTTCCTCGACTTGCTGACCTGGTATCACCTGGCGTGGGTCGGGCAATCCTTACAGGAGCTGCCCGCGATACAGCGCCTGTTGCAACAGGGCAGCGAATTCAGCACAGCTGACCGGCGTGAGCTGCTGGAAGTGATGCGCAACTGTCTGACCGGGCTTATCCCGCGCTATCGGGCGCTGGCGGAACACGGGCAGGTCGAGCTGTCGATGACCCCATACATGCACCCGATTGTGCCGCTGTTGAACGATTTTGAAAACATGCGCTGCGCCCTGCCGAATGCGCCTGCCCCGGAAGCTACCCATTATCCGGGCGGGGAAGCCCGTTCCCGTTGGCATCTGCAACGTGGCATCCAGGTATTCGAGCATTTCTTTGGCATGAAACCGCAAGGCGTATGGCTGTCGGAAGGCGGCGTCAGCGAAGATGCGGTGCGCCTGCTGGATGCGGAAGGCATCCGCTGGACGGCTTCCGGCGAGGGTGTATGGCGCAACAGTTGCCGCCTGTCCGGCTACGACGGCGCGGATGAGCTCAGCAAGCGCAGCCTGTTCATGCCCTACCAGCTGGCGGATAGTGAAGTGCGGCTGTTTTTCCGCGATGACGGCCTGTCAGACCTGATCGGTTTCAAATACAGCGACTGGCACGCACGCGATGCGGTGGCAGATTTCGTCCAGCATCTGGAAAACATTGCTGTGTTCCTCAACCACGACGCGCCCAATCAGGTGGTTCCCATCATTCTGGACGGGGAAAATGCCTGGGAATATTACCCGAAAAACGGCGGCTATTTCCTGCAAGCCCTGTACTCGGCGCTATCCGATTCCGAGCACATCCGGATGCGCACGTTTGCGGAGGCCAGCGAACTGCCCGCCCGCCCGCTCCCTGCCCTGTGCGCCGGTAGCTGGGTGTACGGCTCGTTTTCCACCTGGATCGGCTCCACCGACAAAAACCGGGGTTGGGATTATCTGGTCGATGCCAAACAAACCTTTGACACCGTGATGGCTGCCGACACGCTGGATAAAACGCAGCAGGAACTGGCCAGCCACCAACTGGGCATCTGCGAAGGCTCCGACTGGTTCTGGTGGTTTGGCGATTACAACCCGGCGGATAGCGTGCGCGACTTCGAGCGCCTGTACCGGCAGCAATTGCGCAAGCTGTACGAAATGCTGGCCGTCGCGCCCCCGACCTATCTGGAACAGACTATTTCCACCGGCGGCAGTAACGCTGAAAACGCTGGCACCATGCGCAGGAATACTTGA
- the glgC gene encoding glucose-1-phosphate adenylyltransferase yields the protein MTLDKNQQAKLYRYYTEPKMVTELTRKTLALVLAGGEGSRLKDLTMWRAKPSVPFGGKYRIIDFALSNCVNSGIRRVGVLTQYKSHSMIRHLQRAWGFMRAEIGEFVEILPAQQRTSKKEWYQGTADALFQNIDIVQRHDPEYVLVLGGDHIYTMDYSKMLIHHVESGADFTVGCIEVPVEEAKGFGVMSVDDNLRITQFVEKPPHPEEIPGKPGMALASMGIYIFSRDFLYKVLHEDASKIHSSRDFGKDIIPSNIHTSTAIAHPFRKDNGEPGYWRDVGTVHSYWQANMELCSVEPELNLYDRDWPIWTYQPQFPPAKFVFDDEGRRGEAIDSLVSAGCILSGARVKRSLVFFATNIESYSHIRDSVILPKVNIGKNCKISKTIIDKGTVIPDGMIIGEDLDLDRKRFHVTPEGIVLVTAEMMGQKLHSGDKDMLWRMAS from the coding sequence ATGACACTGGATAAAAACCAACAGGCAAAGTTGTACCGCTATTACACCGAGCCAAAGATGGTCACGGAATTGACCCGCAAAACGCTGGCACTGGTGCTGGCCGGCGGCGAAGGTTCGCGCCTGAAAGACCTGACCATGTGGCGGGCAAAACCTTCCGTGCCGTTCGGCGGCAAGTACCGCATCATCGACTTTGCGCTGTCGAACTGCGTCAACTCCGGCATCCGCCGCGTGGGCGTACTGACCCAGTACAAATCCCATTCCATGATCCGCCACCTGCAACGCGCCTGGGGTTTCATGCGCGCGGAAATTGGCGAGTTCGTCGAAATCCTGCCCGCCCAGCAACGCACCAGCAAGAAAGAGTGGTATCAGGGCACGGCGGATGCGCTGTTCCAGAACATCGACATTGTGCAGCGCCATGACCCGGAATACGTGCTGGTTCTGGGGGGCGACCACATTTACACCATGGACTATTCCAAGATGCTGATCCATCACGTCGAGTCCGGCGCGGATTTTACTGTTGGCTGCATCGAAGTGCCAGTAGAAGAGGCCAAGGGTTTCGGCGTCATGTCGGTGGATGACAACCTGCGCATTACCCAATTCGTCGAAAAGCCCCCCCACCCGGAAGAAATCCCCGGCAAGCCCGGCATGGCGCTGGCGTCGATGGGCATTTACATTTTCTCGCGCGACTTCCTCTACAAGGTATTGCATGAGGATGCCAGCAAGATCCATTCCTCACGCGATTTCGGCAAGGACATCATCCCCTCCAACATCCATACTTCCACGGCGATAGCCCACCCGTTCCGCAAGGACAATGGCGAACCAGGCTACTGGCGCGATGTGGGGACGGTGCATTCCTACTGGCAAGCCAATATGGAACTGTGCTCGGTCGAGCCGGAACTGAACCTGTACGACCGTGACTGGCCGATATGGACTTATCAGCCGCAATTCCCGCCAGCCAAATTCGTATTCGACGATGAAGGCCGCCGGGGTGAAGCCATCGACTCACTGGTTTCGGCAGGCTGTATTCTCTCCGGGGCGCGGGTCAAACGTTCGCTGGTATTTTTCGCCACCAATATCGAAAGCTACAGCCATATCCGTGATAGCGTGATCTTGCCCAAGGTCAACATTGGCAAAAACTGCAAAATCAGTAAAACCATCATCGATAAGGGTACAGTAATCCCGGATGGCATGATCATCGGCGAAGACCTCGATCTCGACCGCAAGCGCTTCCATGTCACGCCGGAAGGCATTGTGCTGGTGACGGCAGAAATGATGGGGCAAAAACTACACTCAGGTGACAAGGATATGTTATGGCGCATGGCCAGTTAA
- the glk gene encoding glucokinase: protein MDIIAGDIGGTKSWLVWVKAKESVAETCFEQVYASADFPDAETLLQQFMADARQTVKPESVCLALPGPVQAGQPTRLTNLDWTLEKASLQTQLGARQLLFINDFQAAAQGISTLTTDGYVVLNVGETPEDEGQTCAITGAGTGLGLAWMQPQANGRYHTFATEGGHTDFAPANAQQERLLAFMRQRYPHVSWERLVSGPGVNQVYQFCLQDMTGEIPADLRERNGAIVNQAALAGDPVATAAMQLFTDLYANWVGNVALLYQPRGGLYLGGGISARIQPWLQTQRFLDACFDKGRMSDLARQMPIYLITNTRLGVQGALAAAMHHTMG from the coding sequence ATGGATATAATCGCGGGCGATATTGGCGGCACCAAAAGCTGGCTGGTATGGGTCAAGGCAAAGGAGAGCGTAGCGGAAACCTGTTTTGAGCAGGTTTACGCCAGTGCAGATTTTCCGGATGCCGAAACCTTACTGCAACAATTCATGGCTGACGCACGCCAGACCGTAAAGCCGGAATCCGTCTGCCTTGCCCTGCCAGGGCCGGTGCAGGCAGGCCAGCCGACCCGCCTGACCAATCTGGACTGGACGCTGGAAAAGGCCAGTTTGCAAACGCAGCTGGGTGCACGCCAGCTGCTGTTCATCAACGATTTCCAGGCTGCCGCGCAAGGCATTTCCACCCTGACAACAGACGGTTATGTTGTCCTGAATGTGGGGGAAACCCCTGAAGACGAGGGACAAACCTGCGCCATTACCGGTGCGGGCACGGGCTTGGGGCTGGCATGGATGCAGCCGCAAGCCAATGGCCGCTACCACACCTTCGCCACCGAAGGCGGGCATACCGATTTCGCCCCCGCCAATGCACAACAGGAACGGCTGTTGGCCTTTATGCGCCAGCGCTACCCACACGTATCCTGGGAACGGCTGGTATCCGGCCCCGGCGTGAACCAGGTATACCAGTTTTGTTTGCAGGACATGACCGGCGAAATTCCGGCAGATTTACGGGAACGTAACGGCGCAATCGTCAACCAAGCGGCGCTGGCAGGCGACCCGGTGGCCACGGCGGCGATGCAGCTGTTCACCGATTTGTATGCTAACTGGGTGGGCAATGTCGCCCTGCTGTACCAGCCGCGTGGCGGCCTGTATCTCGGCGGTGGCATTTCTGCCCGCATCCAGCCATGGTTGCAGACGCAACGTTTTCTGGATGCCTGTTTTGACAAGGGGCGCATGTCGGATCTGGCTCGGCAGATGCCTATTTACCTGATTACCAATACGCGGCTGGGCGTACAAGGGGCGCTGGCGGCTGCAATGCACCACACTATGGGATGA
- the pgi gene encoding glucose-6-phosphate isomerase — MQTTQESLSGNNQQVPFHQPICAELRQHYQSVRDLHLRDLFAADPQRFERFSLQVGSILLDYSKNRITADTLKLLMQLAATADVAGWRERMFQGEKINNTEHRSVLHTALRNRSNTPVMVDGENVMPAVNAVLEQMGKFAERVRNGEWLGYTGKPIVDVVNIGIGGSDLGPHMVYQALKAYRHPRLDMHYISNVDGAHVVEKLESLDPETTLFIVASKTFTTQETMTNAHYAREWFLQRAGDEAHIAKHFVAVSTNQDAVAGFGIDTANMFEFWDWVGGRYSLWSAIGLSIVLAVGADNFAALLGGAHDMDKHFRSAPLEQNMPVILAMLGVWYSNFFGAESQAVLPYDHYLRSLPLYLQQADMESNGKSVDRDSNTVDYSTGPIIWGTTGINGQHAFYQLIHQGTRLIPADFIISATAPTGLHEHHDILMANFLAQTEALMHGRTLEETIANGVPAPVAPKVFAGNHPSNALLLDALTPHSLGMLIALYEHKIFVQGIVWNLNSYDQWGVELGKQLAKRIQPELQASTAVTTHDASTNGLINHYRRLRTGTGG, encoded by the coding sequence ATGCAAACTACCCAGGAAAGCCTGTCAGGAAACAATCAGCAGGTTCCGTTTCACCAGCCCATCTGCGCTGAATTGAGACAACATTACCAGTCAGTTCGCGACCTGCACCTCCGCGACCTGTTTGCCGCAGACCCCCAGCGTTTTGAACGCTTTTCCCTGCAAGTCGGCAGCATCCTGCTGGATTATTCCAAAAACCGCATCACCGCCGACACCCTCAAACTGCTGATGCAGCTTGCCGCAACCGCCGACGTGGCTGGCTGGCGCGAACGCATGTTCCAGGGCGAAAAGATCAACAACACCGAACACCGCTCCGTGCTGCACACCGCCCTGCGCAACCGCAGCAATACCCCGGTGATGGTCGACGGTGAAAACGTCATGCCCGCCGTCAACGCGGTGCTGGAACAGATGGGCAAGTTTGCCGAACGGGTACGCAATGGCGAGTGGCTGGGCTACACCGGCAAGCCGATTGTGGATGTGGTCAACATCGGCATCGGCGGTTCCGACCTCGGCCCACACATGGTATACCAGGCACTCAAAGCCTACCGCCACCCACGGCTGGACATGCACTACATTTCCAACGTCGATGGCGCGCATGTGGTGGAAAAGCTGGAAAGCCTCGACCCCGAAACCACCCTGTTCATCGTCGCCTCCAAAACCTTCACCACCCAGGAAACCATGACCAATGCCCACTATGCGCGTGAATGGTTCCTGCAACGCGCCGGGGATGAGGCGCACATCGCCAAACACTTCGTCGCGGTTTCCACCAATCAGGATGCAGTTGCCGGTTTCGGCATCGACACCGCCAACATGTTTGAATTCTGGGACTGGGTAGGCGGGCGTTACTCCTTGTGGTCGGCGATTGGCCTTTCCATCGTGCTGGCGGTCGGCGCTGATAACTTCGCCGCCTTGCTGGGTGGCGCGCATGACATGGACAAGCATTTCCGCTCCGCGCCACTGGAGCAAAACATGCCGGTGATCCTCGCCATGCTGGGCGTGTGGTACAGCAATTTCTTCGGCGCGGAATCGCAAGCGGTGCTGCCTTACGACCATTACCTGCGCAGCCTACCGCTGTATCTGCAACAGGCCGACATGGAAAGCAACGGCAAATCGGTCGACCGCGACAGCAATACGGTCGATTACAGCACCGGCCCGATCATCTGGGGCACGACCGGCATCAATGGCCAGCACGCTTTCTACCAGTTGATCCACCAGGGAACCCGGCTGATCCCGGCGGATTTCATCATTTCCGCCACCGCCCCCACCGGGCTGCACGAACATCACGACATCCTGATGGCGAATTTCCTCGCGCAAACCGAAGCCCTGATGCACGGGCGCACGCTGGAAGAAACCATTGCCAATGGCGTCCCCGCCCCCGTCGCCCCCAAGGTATTTGCGGGCAACCACCCCAGCAACGCCCTATTGCTGGATGCACTGACCCCGCACAGCCTGGGGATGCTGATTGCGCTGTATGAACACAAGATTTTCGTCCAAGGTATTGTCTGGAACCTGAATTCCTACGACCAGTGGGGCGTGGAACTGGGCAAGCAACTGGCCAAACGCATCCAGCCTGAACTCCAGGCCAGCACCGCCGTCACCACCCACGACGCCTCCACCAATGGCCTGATCAACCATTACCGGCGCTTGCGCACAGGAACCGGGGGATAA